From the genome of Pedobacter sp. MC2016-14, one region includes:
- the gyrA gene encoding DNA gyrase subunit A has protein sequence MAEDLENQENDKIVRIDIDEQMRSAYIDYSMSVIVSRALPDVRDGLKPVHRRVLYGMLDLGLASNRPYKKSARIVGEVLGKYHPHGDSSVYMTMVRMAQEWSLRYLLVDGQGNYGSVDGDSPAAMRYTEARFQKMAEDMLADINKDTVDFQLNFDDSLQEPTVLPAKVPNLLINGSSGIAVGMATNMPPHNITEVINATIAYIENNEVTIPELMKFVKGPDFPTGAIIYGYNGVQEAFETGRGRIVMRAKAEIEAVKDREVIIVTEIPYQVNKAMMIERTAELVGEKKLEGISNIKDESNKDGIRIVYEIKRDANASIVLNNLFKQTSLQTSFSVNNIALVNGRPQMLNLKDLIRHFVDHRHDVIVRRTKFELSEAQKRAHILEGLLIALDHLDEVIKLIRGSNTPEEARTGLMEQFGLSDIQARAILDMTLRRLTGLERDKIKDEYNELMKTIEYLQSILADEGLRMQIIKDELTEMMEKYGDERRTKIIHSAEDMSMEDFIEDEEVVITISHEGYIKRTPATEYRTQARGGKGSKGSDSRNEDFIEHLLIASNHNYMLFFTENGRCFWLRVYEIPEGSRLSKGRAIQNIINIPKEEKIKAYIKVKNLKDQDYLENNYIIMCTKKGTIKKTSLEAYSRPRVNGINAININEGDQLLEASLTSGSSEIVMALRSGRAIRFNESTVRPMGRTATGVRGVTLAHDKDEVVGMIAVEDSSATVLVVSEKGYGKRTDIDDYRVTNRGGKGVKTISITEKTGSLIAIKNVTDADDLMIINKSGIVIRIVASGLRVMGRATQGVRLINLKGNDEIASVARIDHEDEPEEEVAEGVIADEANAEGDFIAEEPAVEEEIEEEEEEGDDSESEEEGEEEE, from the coding sequence TTTAGGTAAGTATCACCCGCATGGTGACTCTTCCGTATATATGACCATGGTAAGGATGGCACAAGAATGGAGCCTCCGTTACTTATTGGTAGATGGTCAGGGTAATTATGGCTCTGTAGATGGTGACTCGCCAGCTGCAATGCGTTATACTGAGGCTAGATTTCAGAAAATGGCTGAAGATATGCTGGCCGACATCAATAAAGATACAGTTGATTTTCAACTTAACTTTGATGATTCCCTACAGGAACCTACTGTGCTTCCTGCAAAAGTTCCGAACTTGTTGATCAATGGTTCATCTGGTATTGCTGTAGGTATGGCTACCAATATGCCGCCACACAACATTACCGAAGTAATTAACGCCACTATTGCCTATATTGAAAATAATGAGGTGACCATTCCTGAACTGATGAAGTTTGTGAAAGGCCCCGATTTTCCTACAGGAGCAATTATTTATGGTTATAATGGTGTTCAGGAGGCTTTTGAAACAGGTCGTGGCCGTATTGTAATGCGTGCTAAAGCCGAAATTGAAGCCGTAAAGGACAGAGAGGTCATCATTGTAACCGAGATTCCTTATCAGGTTAACAAAGCCATGATGATTGAGCGTACCGCTGAATTGGTTGGTGAGAAAAAACTAGAAGGAATTTCTAACATTAAAGATGAGTCTAATAAAGACGGAATCAGAATTGTTTATGAAATAAAACGTGATGCCAATGCATCAATTGTACTAAACAATCTCTTTAAGCAAACTTCCCTGCAAACTTCTTTTAGTGTAAATAACATTGCACTGGTTAACGGAAGACCGCAAATGTTGAACTTGAAGGATCTGATTAGACACTTTGTAGACCATAGACATGATGTAATTGTTAGAAGGACTAAATTTGAGCTTAGCGAGGCACAAAAACGGGCTCATATTTTAGAGGGTTTACTGATTGCCTTAGATCACCTTGATGAAGTTATTAAACTGATTAGAGGTTCAAATACTCCTGAAGAGGCAAGAACAGGCTTAATGGAGCAGTTTGGTCTGAGTGATATTCAGGCACGTGCAATATTAGACATGACCCTTCGTCGTTTAACAGGCCTGGAAAGGGACAAAATCAAAGATGAGTACAACGAGTTGATGAAAACAATTGAGTACTTGCAATCGATTTTGGCAGATGAAGGCTTAAGGATGCAAATTATAAAGGATGAGTTGACTGAAATGATGGAAAAATATGGCGATGAACGCCGTACCAAAATCATCCACTCTGCTGAAGATATGAGCATGGAAGACTTTATTGAGGATGAAGAGGTAGTGATTACCATTTCTCATGAAGGTTATATTAAACGTACTCCTGCAACCGAATATCGTACCCAGGCCCGCGGTGGTAAAGGATCTAAAGGAAGTGATTCCAGAAATGAAGATTTTATTGAACATTTGCTAATTGCATCTAACCACAACTACATGCTGTTCTTTACAGAGAACGGACGTTGTTTCTGGTTAAGGGTATATGAAATTCCTGAAGGTTCCCGCTTAAGTAAAGGAAGAGCAATTCAAAACATTATCAATATTCCTAAAGAAGAGAAAATCAAGGCTTATATTAAGGTTAAGAATCTTAAAGACCAGGATTATCTTGAAAACAACTATATCATCATGTGTACCAAAAAAGGTACCATCAAAAAAACTTCTTTGGAAGCGTATTCAAGACCTAGAGTAAACGGTATTAATGCCATTAACATTAATGAAGGTGACCAGTTACTTGAAGCAAGTTTAACCAGTGGAAGTAGTGAAATTGTAATGGCTTTACGTTCTGGAAGAGCTATCCGTTTCAATGAGTCTACAGTTAGACCAATGGGAAGAACTGCTACGGGAGTAAGAGGAGTAACCCTTGCACATGATAAAGATGAGGTAGTTGGCATGATTGCTGTTGAAGACTCCTCAGCCACGGTATTGGTAGTTTCAGAAAAAGGTTACGGTAAACGTACTGATATTGATGATTACCGCGTTACTAATAGAGGTGGAAAGGGTGTTAAAACAATTAGCATTACGGAGAAAACCGGAAGTTTAATTGCAATTAAAAACGTTACAGATGCAGATGATTTAATGATCATCAATAAATCTGGTATAGTTATCCGTATTGTTGCCAGTGGATTAAGGGTAATGGGACGCGCAACACAAGGCGTTCGCTTAATTAACCTTAAAGGTAATGACGAAATCGCTTCTGTAGCAAGGATTGATCATGAGGACGAACCTGAAGAAGAAGTAGCTGAAGGTGTAATTGCTGATGAAGCTAATGCTGAAGGTGATTTTATAGCTGAAGAGCCTGCTGTAGAGGAGGAAATTGAAGAAGAGGAAGAAGAAGGCGACGATAGCGAAAGTGAGGAAGAAGGAGAGGAAGAAGAATAA